From Perognathus longimembris pacificus isolate PPM17 chromosome 4, ASM2315922v1, whole genome shotgun sequence, one genomic window encodes:
- the Fign gene encoding fidgetin isoform X1, whose amino-acid sequence MISSTSVYGLKMQWTPEHAQWPEQHFDITSTTRSPAHKVEAYRGHLQRTYQYAWANDDISALTASNLLKKYAEKYSGILEGPVDRPVLSNYSDAPTGLVNGRKNDSEPWQPSLNSEAVYPMNCVPDVITASKAGVTSALPPADVSASIGSSPGVASNLTEPSYSSSTCGSHTVPSLHAGLSSQEYAPGYNGSYLHSTYSGQPAPALPSPHPSPLHSSGLLQPPPPPPPPPALVPGYNGTSNLSSYSYPSASYPPQTAVGSGYSPGGAPPPPSAYLPSGIPAPTPLPPTTVPGYTYQGHGLTPIAPSASSLKRKAFYMAGQGDMDSSYGNYSYGQQRSTQSPMYRMPDNSISNTNRGNGFDRSAEASSLAFKPTKQLMSSEQQRKFSSQSSRALTPPSYSTAKNSLGSRSSESFGKYTSPVMSEHGDEHRQLLAHPMQGPGLRAATSSNHSVEEQLKNTDTHLIDLVTNEIITQGPPVDWNDIAGLDLVKAVVKEEVLWPVLRSDAFSGLTALPRSILLFGPRGTGKTLLGRCIASQLGATFFKIAGSGLIAKWLGEAEKIIHASFLVARCRQPSVIFVSDIDMLLSSQVNEEHSPVSRMRTEFLMQLDTVLTSAEDQIVVICATSKPEEIDESLRRYFMKRLLIPLPDSTARHQIIVQLLSQHNYCLNDKEFALLVQRTEGFSGLDVAHLCQEAAVGPLHAMPATDLSAIMPSQLRPVTYQDFENAFCKIQPSISQKELDMYVEWNKMFGCSQ is encoded by the coding sequence GCTTGAAGATGCAGTGGACGCCAGAGCATGCTCAGTGGCCAGAACAGCACTTTGACATCACCTCAACCACTCGGTCTCCTGCCCACAAAGTGGAAGCCTACAGAGGTCATTTGCAGCGCACCTACCAGTATGCCTGGGCAAATGATGACATATCTGCTCTGACAGCATCCAACCTCCTAAAAAAATACGCAGAGAAGTATTCTGGCATTTTGGAAGGTCCTGTAGATCGCCCGGTACTCAGCAACTATTCAGATGCACCAACAGGACTAGTGAATGGTCGGAAAAATGACAGCGAACCCTGGCAGCCTTCCTTGAATTCAGAAGCCGTCTATCCCATGAACTGTGTTCCAGATGTCATCACAGCCAGCAAAGCTGGAGTCACTTCAGCCCTCCCTCCAGCAGATGTCTCTGCAAGCATAGGGAGCTCTCCCGGGGTGGCCAGCAATCTGACCGAACCTAGTTATTCCAGTAGTACCTGTGGAAGCCACACTGTACCTAGTCTTCATGCAGGGCTTTCATCTCAGGAATATGCCCCAGGATACAACGGATCATATTTGCATTCTACATACAGTGGCCAGCCGGCACCTGCACTTCCTTCCCCTCATCCATCTCCTTTGCATAGCTCTGGGCTCCtgcagccaccaccaccacctcctcctccaccagccCTAGTCCCAGGCTACAACGGGACTTCTAACCTCTCCAGTTACAGCTATCCCTCTGCTAGCTATCCTCCTCAGACTGCTGTGGGGTCTGGGTACAGCCCTGGGGgtgccccccctcctccttcagcATACCTGCCTTCAGGAATTCCTGCTCCCACCCCCCTGCCTCCCACCACAGTTCCTGGCTACACCTACCAGGGTCACGGTTTGACACCTATTGCACCCTCGGCAAGTTCTCTGAAACGGAAAGCTTTCTATATGGCAGGGCAAGGAGATATGGACTCCAGTTATGGAAATTACAGCTATGGCCAACAGAGATCGACACAGAGTCCTATGTACAGAATGCCCGACAACAGCATTTCAAACACCAACCGGGGGAATGGCTTTGACAGAAGTGCTGAAGCATCATCCTTAGCATTTAAGCCAACGAAGCAGCTAATGTCCTCTGAACAGCAAAGGAAATTCAGCAGCCAGTCCAGTAGGGCTCTGACCCCTCCTTCCTACAGTACTGCTAAAAATTCCTTGGGCTCCAGATCTAGTGAGTCTTTTGGGAAATACACGTCGCCAGTAATGAGTGAGCATGGGGACGAGCACCGGCAGCTCCTCGCTCACCCAATGCAAGGCCCTGGACTCCGGGCAGCTACCTCATCAAACCACTCTGTGGAGGAGCAGTTGAAGAATACTGACACGCACCTCATTGACTTGGTAACCAATGAGATTATCACCCAAGGACCTCCAGTGGACTGGAATGACATTGCTGGTCTCGACCTGGTGAAGGCGGTCGTCAAAGAAGAGGTGTTATGGCCAGTGTTGAGGTCAGATGCATTCAGTGGGCTCACGGCCTTACCTCGAAGCATCCTTTTATTTGGACCTCGGGGAACAGGCAAAACCTTATTGGGTAGATGCATAGCAAGTCAGCTGGGGGCCACGTTTTTTAAAATTGCTGGTTCGGGACTGATTGCCAAGTGGTTAGGAGAAGCCGAAAAAATCATCCATGCCTCCTTCCTTGTGGCCAGGTGTCGCCAGCCCTCGGTGATTTTTGTTAGTGACATTGATATGCTTCTCTCTTCCCAAGTGAATGAGGAACACAGTCCAGTCAGTCGCATGAGAACCGAATTTCTGATGCAGCTGGACACTGTACTAACTTCAGCTGAGGACCAAATCGTAGTAATTTGTgccaccagtaaaccagaagaaATAGATGAATCTCTTCGGAGGTACTTCATGAAACGACTTTTAATCCCACTTCCTGACAGCACAGCCAGGCACCAGATAATAGTACAACTGCTCTCACAGCACAATTACTGTCTCAATGACAAGGAGTTTGCACTGCTCGTCCAGCGCACAGAAGGCTTTTCTGGACTAGACGTGGCTCATTTATGTCAGGAAGCAGCAGTGGGCCCCCTCCATGCAATGCCAGCCACAGACCTTTCAGCCATTATGCCGAGCCAGTTGAGGCCCGTTACATATCAAGACTTTGAAAACGCTTTCTGCAAGATTCAGCCTAGCATATCTCAAAAAGAGCTTGATATGTATGTTGAATGGAATAAAATGTTTGGTTGCAGTCAGTGA
- the Fign gene encoding fidgetin isoform X2 → MQWTPEHAQWPEQHFDITSTTRSPAHKVEAYRGHLQRTYQYAWANDDISALTASNLLKKYAEKYSGILEGPVDRPVLSNYSDAPTGLVNGRKNDSEPWQPSLNSEAVYPMNCVPDVITASKAGVTSALPPADVSASIGSSPGVASNLTEPSYSSSTCGSHTVPSLHAGLSSQEYAPGYNGSYLHSTYSGQPAPALPSPHPSPLHSSGLLQPPPPPPPPPALVPGYNGTSNLSSYSYPSASYPPQTAVGSGYSPGGAPPPPSAYLPSGIPAPTPLPPTTVPGYTYQGHGLTPIAPSASSLKRKAFYMAGQGDMDSSYGNYSYGQQRSTQSPMYRMPDNSISNTNRGNGFDRSAEASSLAFKPTKQLMSSEQQRKFSSQSSRALTPPSYSTAKNSLGSRSSESFGKYTSPVMSEHGDEHRQLLAHPMQGPGLRAATSSNHSVEEQLKNTDTHLIDLVTNEIITQGPPVDWNDIAGLDLVKAVVKEEVLWPVLRSDAFSGLTALPRSILLFGPRGTGKTLLGRCIASQLGATFFKIAGSGLIAKWLGEAEKIIHASFLVARCRQPSVIFVSDIDMLLSSQVNEEHSPVSRMRTEFLMQLDTVLTSAEDQIVVICATSKPEEIDESLRRYFMKRLLIPLPDSTARHQIIVQLLSQHNYCLNDKEFALLVQRTEGFSGLDVAHLCQEAAVGPLHAMPATDLSAIMPSQLRPVTYQDFENAFCKIQPSISQKELDMYVEWNKMFGCSQ, encoded by the coding sequence ATGCAGTGGACGCCAGAGCATGCTCAGTGGCCAGAACAGCACTTTGACATCACCTCAACCACTCGGTCTCCTGCCCACAAAGTGGAAGCCTACAGAGGTCATTTGCAGCGCACCTACCAGTATGCCTGGGCAAATGATGACATATCTGCTCTGACAGCATCCAACCTCCTAAAAAAATACGCAGAGAAGTATTCTGGCATTTTGGAAGGTCCTGTAGATCGCCCGGTACTCAGCAACTATTCAGATGCACCAACAGGACTAGTGAATGGTCGGAAAAATGACAGCGAACCCTGGCAGCCTTCCTTGAATTCAGAAGCCGTCTATCCCATGAACTGTGTTCCAGATGTCATCACAGCCAGCAAAGCTGGAGTCACTTCAGCCCTCCCTCCAGCAGATGTCTCTGCAAGCATAGGGAGCTCTCCCGGGGTGGCCAGCAATCTGACCGAACCTAGTTATTCCAGTAGTACCTGTGGAAGCCACACTGTACCTAGTCTTCATGCAGGGCTTTCATCTCAGGAATATGCCCCAGGATACAACGGATCATATTTGCATTCTACATACAGTGGCCAGCCGGCACCTGCACTTCCTTCCCCTCATCCATCTCCTTTGCATAGCTCTGGGCTCCtgcagccaccaccaccacctcctcctccaccagccCTAGTCCCAGGCTACAACGGGACTTCTAACCTCTCCAGTTACAGCTATCCCTCTGCTAGCTATCCTCCTCAGACTGCTGTGGGGTCTGGGTACAGCCCTGGGGgtgccccccctcctccttcagcATACCTGCCTTCAGGAATTCCTGCTCCCACCCCCCTGCCTCCCACCACAGTTCCTGGCTACACCTACCAGGGTCACGGTTTGACACCTATTGCACCCTCGGCAAGTTCTCTGAAACGGAAAGCTTTCTATATGGCAGGGCAAGGAGATATGGACTCCAGTTATGGAAATTACAGCTATGGCCAACAGAGATCGACACAGAGTCCTATGTACAGAATGCCCGACAACAGCATTTCAAACACCAACCGGGGGAATGGCTTTGACAGAAGTGCTGAAGCATCATCCTTAGCATTTAAGCCAACGAAGCAGCTAATGTCCTCTGAACAGCAAAGGAAATTCAGCAGCCAGTCCAGTAGGGCTCTGACCCCTCCTTCCTACAGTACTGCTAAAAATTCCTTGGGCTCCAGATCTAGTGAGTCTTTTGGGAAATACACGTCGCCAGTAATGAGTGAGCATGGGGACGAGCACCGGCAGCTCCTCGCTCACCCAATGCAAGGCCCTGGACTCCGGGCAGCTACCTCATCAAACCACTCTGTGGAGGAGCAGTTGAAGAATACTGACACGCACCTCATTGACTTGGTAACCAATGAGATTATCACCCAAGGACCTCCAGTGGACTGGAATGACATTGCTGGTCTCGACCTGGTGAAGGCGGTCGTCAAAGAAGAGGTGTTATGGCCAGTGTTGAGGTCAGATGCATTCAGTGGGCTCACGGCCTTACCTCGAAGCATCCTTTTATTTGGACCTCGGGGAACAGGCAAAACCTTATTGGGTAGATGCATAGCAAGTCAGCTGGGGGCCACGTTTTTTAAAATTGCTGGTTCGGGACTGATTGCCAAGTGGTTAGGAGAAGCCGAAAAAATCATCCATGCCTCCTTCCTTGTGGCCAGGTGTCGCCAGCCCTCGGTGATTTTTGTTAGTGACATTGATATGCTTCTCTCTTCCCAAGTGAATGAGGAACACAGTCCAGTCAGTCGCATGAGAACCGAATTTCTGATGCAGCTGGACACTGTACTAACTTCAGCTGAGGACCAAATCGTAGTAATTTGTgccaccagtaaaccagaagaaATAGATGAATCTCTTCGGAGGTACTTCATGAAACGACTTTTAATCCCACTTCCTGACAGCACAGCCAGGCACCAGATAATAGTACAACTGCTCTCACAGCACAATTACTGTCTCAATGACAAGGAGTTTGCACTGCTCGTCCAGCGCACAGAAGGCTTTTCTGGACTAGACGTGGCTCATTTATGTCAGGAAGCAGCAGTGGGCCCCCTCCATGCAATGCCAGCCACAGACCTTTCAGCCATTATGCCGAGCCAGTTGAGGCCCGTTACATATCAAGACTTTGAAAACGCTTTCTGCAAGATTCAGCCTAGCATATCTCAAAAAGAGCTTGATATGTATGTTGAATGGAATAAAATGTTTGGTTGCAGTCAGTGA